Proteins encoded by one window of Vigna radiata var. radiata cultivar VC1973A chromosome 5, Vradiata_ver6, whole genome shotgun sequence:
- the LOC106762111 gene encoding heat shock 70 kDa protein 15, producing MSVVGFDFGNESCIVAVARQRGIDVVLNDESKRETPAIVCFGDKQRFLGTAGAASTMMNPKNSISQIKRLIGRQFADPELQRDLKTFPFVVTEGPDGYPLIHARYLGEVKTFTPTQVFGMMLSNLKEIAEKNLNAAVVDCCIGIPLYFTDLQRRAVLDAATIAGLHPLRLFHETTATALAYGIYKTDLPENDQLNVAFVDVGHASMQVCIAGFKKGQLKVLSQSFDRSLGGRDFDEVLFNHFVAKFKEDYKIDVLQNARACLRLRAACEKLKKVLSANPEAPLNIECLMDEKDVRGFIKRDEFEQLSLPILERVKGPLEKALAEAGLTVDNIHMVEVVGSGSRVPAINKILTEFFKKEPRRTMNASECVARGCALQCAILSPTFKVREFQVNESFPFSISLSWKGSSSDAQESGPDSKQSTLVFPKGNPIPSVKALTIYRQGTFSIDVQYDDVSGLQTPAKISTYTIGPFQSTKGEKAKIKVKVRLNVHGIVSIESATLLEEEDIEVPVSKESVGENAKMETDEPAAGAATPPSTNDNDVNMQDANANATADVPGAENGTSEAGDKPVQMDTDTKAEAPKKKIKKINVPVAELVYGAMSATDVQKAVEKEFEMALQDRVMEETKDKKNAVEAYVYDMRNKLSDKYQEFVIDSEREAFTTKLQEVEDWLYEDGEDETKGVYIAKLEELKKQGDPIEERYKEYTERGSIIEQLGYVINSYREAAMSSDPKFDHIDISEKQKVLNECVEAENWLREKKHHQDTLPKYASPVLLSADIRKKAEAVDRFCKPIMTKPKPPPPKPTTPEAPATPPPQGGEQQQQPQQSPAQENPNATSNENAGDNGNPAPPPASAEPMETEKSENTDSA from the exons ATGAGCGTGGTTGGTTTTGATTTTGGTAATGAAAGCTGCATTGTGGCTGTTGCAAGGCAAAGGGGGATTGATGTTGTGCTCAATGACGAGTCCAAGCGAGAAACACCTGCAATTGTATGCTTTGGTGACAAACAGCGGTTCCTTGGGACAGCTGGAGCTGCATCTACCATGATGAATCCAAAGAATTCAATCTCACAGATAAAGAGGTTAATTGGAAGACAATTTGCAGATCCAGAATTGCAGCGAGATCTGAAGACTTTCCCTTTTGTTGTCACTGAAGGGCCTGATGGATATCCATTGATTCATGCAAGGTACTTGGGTGAAGTGAAAACATTTACACCTACCCAAGTATTTGGAATGATGTTATCAAACCTTAAAGAAATAGCTGAGAAAAATCTGAATGCTGCTGTTGTTGATTGTTGCATTGGTATTCCACTTTATTTTACTGATCTGCAGAGGAGGGCAGTCTTGGATGCAGCCACTATAGCAGGGTTGCACCCACTTCGCCTATTTCATGAAACAACAGCAACTGCATTGGCTTATGGAATTTATAAGACTGATCTTCCTGAAAATGATCAGCTGAATGTTGCCTTTGTGGATGTTGGACATGCCAGCATGCAAGTGTGCATTGCTGGGTTTAAAAAGGGTCAACTGAAAGTGTTGTCCCAGTCATTCGACAGATCCCTAGGTGGGAGGGACTTTGACGAGGTTCTGTTCAATCATTTTGTTGCTAAGTTTAAGGAGGACTACAAGATTGATGTGTTGCAAAATGCTAGGGCTTGTCTAAGATTGAGGGCTGCTTGTGAAAAGCTGAAGAAGGTTCTTAGTGCTAATCCAGAGGCACCTTTAAACATAGAGTGTTTGATGGACGAGAAGGATGTTAGAGGCTTTATCAAACGTGATGAGTTTGAGCAACTAAGTCTTCCGATTTTGGAACGAGTTAAAGGACCATTGGAAAAGGCACTTGCAGAGGCAGGTCTTACAGTTGATAATATTCACATGGTCGAGGTGGTTGGTTCTGGATCCCGTGTACCagctataaataaaatattgacagAGTTTTTCAAAAAGGAGCCTAGGCGCACGATGAATGCAAGTGAGTGTGTTGCCAGGGGTTGTGCATTGCAGTGTGCAATTCTCAGTCCAACTTTTAAAGTGAGGGAGTTTCAG GTCAATGAAAGCTTTCCTTTCTCGATTTCTCTCTCGTGGAAAGGTTCAAGCTCTGATGCACAGGAAAGTGGGCCAGATAGTAAACAAAGTACCCTTGTCTTCCCCAAGGGAAATCCCATACCAAGTGTCAAGGCACTGACAATCTACAGGCAAGGAACGTTTTCTATTGATGTTCAATATGATGATGTGAGTGGTTTGCAAACACCAGCGAAGATCAGCACATACACT ATTGGCCCTTTCCAATCAACAAAAGGTGAAAAAGCAAAAATTAAAGTGAAAGTTAGGCTGAATGTACATGGAATTGTATCTATCGAATCTGCAACT cTCTTGGAAGAGGAAGACATTGAGGTTCCTGTTTCCAAAGAATCAGTTGGGGAAAATGCCAAGATGGAAACTGATGAACCTGCTGCTGGTGCTGCCACACCGCCAAGTACCAATGACAATGATGTTAACATGCAAGATGCTAATGCCAATGCAACTGCTGATGTCCCTGGAGCAGAAAATGGTACCTCTGAGGCAGGAGATAAGCCTGTGCAAATGGATACTGATACCAAG GCTGAGGCtccaaagaaaaagattaagaaaataaatgtaccTGTAGCGGAGTTAGTTTATGGAGCAATGTCAGCTACGGATGTTCAGAAAGCTGTCGAGAAGGAGTTTGAAATGGCTTTGCAAGATCGAGTGATGGAGGAAacaaaagacaagaaaaatgcTGTAGAGGCTTATGTTTATGACATGAGAAACAAG CTTAGTGACAAATACCAAGAGTTTGTCATTGATTCAGAGAGAGAAGCATTCACTACTAAACTTCAGGAGGTGGAAGACTGGCTATATGAAGACGGTGAAGATGAAACTAAAGGTGTATACATTGCCAAACTAGAAGAGCTCAAAAAG CAAGGTGATCCAATTGAAGAGCGTTACAAAGAATACACGGAGAGGGGTTCAATAATTGAACAACTCGGCTATGTTATAAATAGTTATAGAGAAGCTGCAATGTCAAGTGATCCCAAATTTGATCACATTGACATCAGTGAGAAACAGAAG GTCTTGAATGAATGTGTGGAAGCTGAGAACTGGCTAAGGGAGAAAAAGCATCACCAGGATACCCTTCCAAAATATGCCTCCCCTGTACTTTTGTCAGCTGACATAAGAAAGAAAGCTGAAGCTGTTGACAG GTTCTGTAAGCCAATTATGACAAAGCCAAAGCCACCCCCACCAAAGCCAACCACTCCAGAAGCACCAGCAACCCCACCTCCTCAGGGCGGTGAACAGCAACAGCAGCCGCAACAATCACCAGCTCAGGAGAATCCTAATGCCACCAGTAATGAAAATGCAGGGGACAATGGTAATCCGGCCCCGCCACCAGCATCTGCCGAACCAATGGAGACTGAGAAGTCAGAGAACACAGACTCTgcttaa
- the LOC106759801 gene encoding pentatricopeptide repeat-containing protein At3g16010 isoform X1, producing MLGGSVAATRRGISTFPPFCQRLKQTAENEIVQMFRLPNSHEGNHRSVPVTGGYVSRKEPYSRTLDERFIRILKIFKWGPDAEKALEVLKLKVDARLVREILKVDVEVSVKTQFFKWAGKRRGFEHDSTTYMALIRCLDEHRMFGELWKAIQDMVKGSCAMGPAELSEIVKILGRTKMVNRALSVFYQVKGRKCRPTASTYNSVILMLMQEGHHEKVHELYNEMCSEGHCFPDTVTYSALISTFAKLNRDDSAIRLFDEMKENGLQPTAKIYTTLMGIYFKLGRVEEALGLVKEMRVSRCLPTVFTYTELIRGLGKSGRVEEAYMIYKKMLKDGCKPDVILMNNLINILGRSDRLRDAIKLFDEMKLLNCAPNVVTYNTIIKSLFEAKAPPSEASSWFERMKKDGIVPSSFTYSILIDGLCKTNRVEKALLLLEEMDEKGFPPCPAAYCSLINTLGVAKRYDVANELFQELKENCGCSSARVYAVMIKHFGKCGRLNEAINLFNEMKKLGSTPDVYAYNALMTGMVRAERVDEAFSLFRTMEENGCTPDINSHNIILNGLARTGGPKRALEMFTKMKNSTIKPDGVSYNTVLGCLSRAGLFEEAAKLMQEMSLKGFQYDLITYSSILEAVGKVDDFKMVES from the exons ATGCTTGGTGGATCCGTTGCGGCAACGAGGAGAGGAATATCAACTTTTCCTCCTTTCTGTCAGAGATTAAAGCAAACAG CAGAAAATGAGATTGTTCAAATGTTTCGGTTGCCTAATTCCCATGAAGGAAACCACCGTAGCGTTCCCGTGACAGGAGGATATGTGTCGAGGAAGGAACCTTATTCTCGGACATTGGATGAAAGATTCATTaggattttgaaaatatttaaatgggGACCTGATGCAGAAAAGGCTTTGGAAGTGCTGAAACTGAAGGTTGATGCTCGCTTGGTTCGCGAGATTCTAAAGGTAGATGTTGAGGTTAGTGTCAAGACTCAGTTTTTTAAATGGGCTGGGAAGAGGAGGGGTTTTGAACATGATTCGACCACTTACATGGCGTTGATTCGCTGCTTGGATGAACATAGGATGTTCGGTGAACTTTGGAAGGCAATACAAGACATGGTTAAGGGTTCATGTGCAATGGGTCCTGCTGAATTGTCTGAAATCGTGAAGATCTTGGGCAGGACCAAGATGGTTAACAGGGCATTATCTGTCTTTTACCAGGTCAAGGGTCGCAAGTGCAGACCCACAGCAAGCACTTATAACTCTGTCATCTTGATGCTGATGCAAGAGGGGCATCATGAAAAGGTCCATGAGTTGTATAATGAAATGTGCAGCGAAGGCCATTGTTTCCCTGACACTGTTACATACAGTGCACTTATATCAACATTTGCTAAACTAAATCGTGATGACTCTGCCATTAGATTATTTGATGAGATGAAGGAAAATGGACTGCAGCCCACTGCGAAAATTTATACAACTTTAATGGGAATATACTTTAAGTTGGGTAGGGTTGAAGAAGCATTGGGCCTGGTCAAAGAGATGAGAGTAAGTCGGTGTCTCCCAACTGTCTTTACTTACACAGAATTGATAAGAGGGCTGGGGAAGTCTGGGAGGGTTGAAGAAGCCTACATGATATACAAGAAGATGCTGAAAGATGGTTGTAAACCTGATGTCATTCTGATGAacaatttgattaatattttggGAAGATCTGATCGTCTAAGAGATGCCATTAAGCTTTTTGATGAAATGAAATTGCTTAATTGTGCTCCAAATGTTGTCACATATAATACCATCATCAAATCTTTATTCGAGGCCAAAGCACCACCTTCTGAAGCTTCTTCATGGTTTGAGAGGATGAAGAAAGATGGAATTGTCCCCAGCTCATTTACTTATTCAATTCTCATCGATGGTCTCTGCAAAACAAACCGAGTTGAGAAGGCTTTGTTGCTTCTCGAGGAAATGGATGAAAAAGGCTTTCCACCTTGTCCTGCTGCCTACTGCAGCCTGATCAACACCCTCGGAGTAGCAAAGCGTTATGATGTTGCAAATGAGCTATTTCAGGAATTGAAGGAGAACTGTGGATGTTCTAGTGCTCGTGTGTATGCTGTAATGATTAAGCATTTTGGAAAATGTGGGAGACTCAATGAAGCTATCAATCTTTTTAATGAGATGAAAAAGCTTGGATCCACCCCTGATGTTTATGCTTATAATGCTCTCATGACTGGAATGGTAAGGGCTGAAAGGGTGGACGAAGCTTTCTCCTTGTTTAGAACGATGGAAGAAAATGGTTGCACCCCAGATATAAATTCTCATAATATTATCCTGAATGGCTTGGCTAGAACTGGTGGCCCAAAGCGTGCTTTGGAAATGTTTACGAAAATGAAGAACTCAACTATTAAGCCAGATGGGGTTTCTTACAACACCGTTCTTGGTTGTCTTAGCAGAGCAGGTCTGTTTGAAGAGGCTGCAAAGCTTATGCAAGAAATGAGTTTAAAAGGATTTCAGTACGATCTCATCACCTACTCTTCAATACTTGAGGCAGTCGGTAAGGTTGATGATTTTAAAATGGTAGAGTCATAA
- the LOC106759801 gene encoding pentatricopeptide repeat-containing protein At3g16010 isoform X2, producing the protein MLGGSVAATRRGISTFPPFCQRLKQTENEIVQMFRLPNSHEGNHRSVPVTGGYVSRKEPYSRTLDERFIRILKIFKWGPDAEKALEVLKLKVDARLVREILKVDVEVSVKTQFFKWAGKRRGFEHDSTTYMALIRCLDEHRMFGELWKAIQDMVKGSCAMGPAELSEIVKILGRTKMVNRALSVFYQVKGRKCRPTASTYNSVILMLMQEGHHEKVHELYNEMCSEGHCFPDTVTYSALISTFAKLNRDDSAIRLFDEMKENGLQPTAKIYTTLMGIYFKLGRVEEALGLVKEMRVSRCLPTVFTYTELIRGLGKSGRVEEAYMIYKKMLKDGCKPDVILMNNLINILGRSDRLRDAIKLFDEMKLLNCAPNVVTYNTIIKSLFEAKAPPSEASSWFERMKKDGIVPSSFTYSILIDGLCKTNRVEKALLLLEEMDEKGFPPCPAAYCSLINTLGVAKRYDVANELFQELKENCGCSSARVYAVMIKHFGKCGRLNEAINLFNEMKKLGSTPDVYAYNALMTGMVRAERVDEAFSLFRTMEENGCTPDINSHNIILNGLARTGGPKRALEMFTKMKNSTIKPDGVSYNTVLGCLSRAGLFEEAAKLMQEMSLKGFQYDLITYSSILEAVGKVDDFKMVES; encoded by the exons ATGCTTGGTGGATCCGTTGCGGCAACGAGGAGAGGAATATCAACTTTTCCTCCTTTCTGTCAGAGATTAAAGCAAACAG AAAATGAGATTGTTCAAATGTTTCGGTTGCCTAATTCCCATGAAGGAAACCACCGTAGCGTTCCCGTGACAGGAGGATATGTGTCGAGGAAGGAACCTTATTCTCGGACATTGGATGAAAGATTCATTaggattttgaaaatatttaaatgggGACCTGATGCAGAAAAGGCTTTGGAAGTGCTGAAACTGAAGGTTGATGCTCGCTTGGTTCGCGAGATTCTAAAGGTAGATGTTGAGGTTAGTGTCAAGACTCAGTTTTTTAAATGGGCTGGGAAGAGGAGGGGTTTTGAACATGATTCGACCACTTACATGGCGTTGATTCGCTGCTTGGATGAACATAGGATGTTCGGTGAACTTTGGAAGGCAATACAAGACATGGTTAAGGGTTCATGTGCAATGGGTCCTGCTGAATTGTCTGAAATCGTGAAGATCTTGGGCAGGACCAAGATGGTTAACAGGGCATTATCTGTCTTTTACCAGGTCAAGGGTCGCAAGTGCAGACCCACAGCAAGCACTTATAACTCTGTCATCTTGATGCTGATGCAAGAGGGGCATCATGAAAAGGTCCATGAGTTGTATAATGAAATGTGCAGCGAAGGCCATTGTTTCCCTGACACTGTTACATACAGTGCACTTATATCAACATTTGCTAAACTAAATCGTGATGACTCTGCCATTAGATTATTTGATGAGATGAAGGAAAATGGACTGCAGCCCACTGCGAAAATTTATACAACTTTAATGGGAATATACTTTAAGTTGGGTAGGGTTGAAGAAGCATTGGGCCTGGTCAAAGAGATGAGAGTAAGTCGGTGTCTCCCAACTGTCTTTACTTACACAGAATTGATAAGAGGGCTGGGGAAGTCTGGGAGGGTTGAAGAAGCCTACATGATATACAAGAAGATGCTGAAAGATGGTTGTAAACCTGATGTCATTCTGATGAacaatttgattaatattttggGAAGATCTGATCGTCTAAGAGATGCCATTAAGCTTTTTGATGAAATGAAATTGCTTAATTGTGCTCCAAATGTTGTCACATATAATACCATCATCAAATCTTTATTCGAGGCCAAAGCACCACCTTCTGAAGCTTCTTCATGGTTTGAGAGGATGAAGAAAGATGGAATTGTCCCCAGCTCATTTACTTATTCAATTCTCATCGATGGTCTCTGCAAAACAAACCGAGTTGAGAAGGCTTTGTTGCTTCTCGAGGAAATGGATGAAAAAGGCTTTCCACCTTGTCCTGCTGCCTACTGCAGCCTGATCAACACCCTCGGAGTAGCAAAGCGTTATGATGTTGCAAATGAGCTATTTCAGGAATTGAAGGAGAACTGTGGATGTTCTAGTGCTCGTGTGTATGCTGTAATGATTAAGCATTTTGGAAAATGTGGGAGACTCAATGAAGCTATCAATCTTTTTAATGAGATGAAAAAGCTTGGATCCACCCCTGATGTTTATGCTTATAATGCTCTCATGACTGGAATGGTAAGGGCTGAAAGGGTGGACGAAGCTTTCTCCTTGTTTAGAACGATGGAAGAAAATGGTTGCACCCCAGATATAAATTCTCATAATATTATCCTGAATGGCTTGGCTAGAACTGGTGGCCCAAAGCGTGCTTTGGAAATGTTTACGAAAATGAAGAACTCAACTATTAAGCCAGATGGGGTTTCTTACAACACCGTTCTTGGTTGTCTTAGCAGAGCAGGTCTGTTTGAAGAGGCTGCAAAGCTTATGCAAGAAATGAGTTTAAAAGGATTTCAGTACGATCTCATCACCTACTCTTCAATACTTGAGGCAGTCGGTAAGGTTGATGATTTTAAAATGGTAGAGTCATAA
- the LOC106760596 gene encoding trihelix transcription factor ASIL1-like gives MDGIEDDASYHPNPYRIISHQRGYGYQNSPYSLPVNTEYAHHHDEDEEQEQLEGDDEVDQSNSLQLPQKDGDEENGIDGVGDENDDEEEEVEDNKQIGYYATKNEDDLEWPPKKQKLKSLISTYELAPLVPASSAAAPVPTAPKPSSGGRNSLTDWTEHETFVLLDAWGDTFLQLGRKSLRCEEWQQVSKMVAQVSKIERTDTQCRNRLDTLKKKYKKEKAKFQESDGGDCKWVYFKRMDELMSSPPQQVGISCGFDSGDYVFMNPGVYLNQANGLDELRDSPDNVESTGEEGSDGLQLQAKKRKGRSSDEASSFSLLADSIQKFSRIYEKIENNKRQQMMELEKMRMDFHKELETQKRQILGNLQSEISKLEQRNDENEDSAENGM, from the coding sequence ATGGATGGCATTGAGGATGATGCGAGCTATCACCCTAACCCATATCGCATCATCAGTCACCAACGAGGTTATGGTTATCAGAATTCTCCATATTCCCTCCCGGTTAATACTGAATATGCCCATCAtcatgatgaagatgaagaacaaGAACAGTTAGAAGGAGATGATGAGGTTGATCAAAGTAACAGCCTTCAGCTTCCCCAAAAGGATGGGGATGAAGAAAATGGCATAGATGGAGTTGGtgatgaaaatgatgatgaggaagaggaggtAGAGGATAACAAGCAGATTGGTTATTATGCCACTAAGAATGAAGATGATTTGGAGTGGCCTCCAAAGAAGCAAAAGCTGAAGAGTTTGATTTCAACCTATGAACTTGCTCCTCTTGTGCCAGCGTCATCAGCTGCAGCTCCAGTTCCTACTGCTCCCAAACCATCTTCTGGGGGTAGGAATTCACTTACTGACTGGACTGAGCATGAGACATTTGTTCTGCTTGATGCATGGGGTGATACGTTTCTTCAACTTGGAAGGAAGAGTCTTCGATGTGAGGAATGGCAGCAAGTATCGAAAATGGTAGCacaagtttcaaaaatagaaaggaCGGATACTCAGTGTAGAAACCGCCTTGACACACTgaagaaaaaatacaagaagGAGAAGGCTAAATTTCAAGAGAGCGATGGTGGAGATTGCAAATgggtttattttaaaagaatggaTGAGCTAATGAGTTCACCTCCTCAACAAGTTGGTATCTCTTGTGGTTTCGACTCGGGAGATTATGTTTTTATGAACCCTGGAGTTTATTTGAATCAAGCTAATGGGTTGGATGAATTGAGGGATAGTCCTGACAATGTGGAATCTACCGGTGAAGAAGGTTCAGATGGACTTCAACTTcaagcaaagaaaaggaaaggaagGAGCAGTGATGAAGCTTCTTCCTTCAGTTTGCTTGCTGATTCCATACAAAAATTCAGTAGGATAtatgaaaagatagaaaataataaaaggcagCAGATGATGGAACTGGAAAAGATGAGAATGGATTTCCATAAGGAATTGGAAACACAGAAGAGGCAGATATTAGGGAATTTGCAGAGTGAGATTTCAAAACTAGAGCAGAGAAATGATGAGAACGAAGATTCTGCTGAGAATGGTATGTGA